A genomic window from Nocardioides rotundus includes:
- the gyrB gene encoding DNA topoisomerase (ATP-hydrolyzing) subunit B produces MGEYDASAIQVLEGLEAVRKRPGMYIGSTGERGLHHLVWEIVDNGVDERMAGFADRIVLTLTADGAVRVEDNGRGIPTDTAPGQELPAVTLALTVLHAGGKFGGGGYKVSGGLHGVGVSVVNALSSHLVVEVKNRGHLWRQAFTLGVPDGPLEQVRPLEDGEGTGTIVTWWASPEIFETTQYSLETITSRLREMAFLNKGLEIVVRDERESADELAEAIGDGTIDDSVDQATSDKITKTDAGLERIFKYDRGLVDYVEHLNRRKDVANPTVIAFEAEEKVGDNELALEVAMQWNTTFQESVHTFANAINTVEGGTHEEGFRAALTSLVNHWGEEWGLVKKKEDRVSGDDIREGLTAIISIKLAEPQFEGQTKSKLGNTEAKGFTQRVVNDRLGAWFEQNPAEGREIIRKAQAAAQARLAARKARDLARNRKGLLGNGTLPGKLADCQSTKPEECEVFIVEGDSAGGSAKQGRDSRIQAILPIRGKILNVEKARIDKVLANTEVQAIISALGTGIHDEFNLDKLRYHKIVLMADADVDGHHINTLLLTLLFRFMKPLIEHGYVYMAQPPLYRIRWTKPHEHEFVYSDAERDALLKDGAAQGKKLPKENPVQRYKGLGEMNADELWETTMNPTSRILLQVTLEDAAQADEIFSILMGEDVEQRRSFIQRNAKDVRFLDI; encoded by the coding sequence GTGGGGGAGTACGACGCCTCCGCGATCCAGGTCCTCGAGGGCCTGGAGGCCGTGCGCAAGCGGCCGGGCATGTACATCGGCTCCACCGGCGAGCGCGGCCTGCACCACCTGGTGTGGGAGATCGTCGACAACGGCGTGGACGAGCGGATGGCCGGCTTCGCCGACCGGATCGTGCTCACCCTGACCGCCGACGGCGCGGTCCGCGTGGAGGACAACGGCCGCGGCATCCCCACCGACACCGCGCCCGGGCAGGAGCTGCCCGCGGTGACGCTGGCGCTGACCGTGCTGCACGCCGGCGGCAAGTTCGGCGGCGGCGGCTACAAGGTGTCCGGCGGACTGCACGGCGTGGGCGTCTCGGTGGTCAACGCGCTCTCCAGCCACCTGGTGGTCGAGGTGAAGAACCGCGGCCACCTGTGGCGTCAGGCCTTCACCCTCGGCGTGCCCGACGGGCCGCTAGAGCAGGTCCGCCCGCTCGAGGACGGCGAGGGCACCGGCACCATCGTCACCTGGTGGGCCAGCCCGGAGATCTTCGAGACCACGCAGTACTCCCTGGAGACGATCACCTCGCGGCTGCGCGAGATGGCCTTCCTCAACAAGGGGCTGGAGATCGTGGTCCGCGACGAGCGGGAGTCCGCCGACGAGCTCGCCGAGGCGATCGGCGACGGCACCATCGACGACTCGGTGGACCAGGCGACCTCGGACAAGATCACCAAGACCGACGCGGGCCTGGAGCGGATCTTCAAGTACGACCGCGGCCTGGTCGACTACGTCGAGCACCTCAACCGCCGCAAGGACGTGGCGAACCCGACGGTGATCGCCTTCGAGGCCGAGGAGAAGGTCGGCGACAACGAGCTCGCGCTCGAGGTCGCGATGCAGTGGAACACCACCTTCCAGGAGTCGGTCCACACCTTCGCCAACGCGATCAACACCGTCGAGGGCGGCACCCACGAGGAGGGCTTCCGCGCCGCGCTCACCTCCCTGGTCAATCACTGGGGCGAGGAGTGGGGCCTGGTGAAGAAGAAGGAGGACCGGGTCTCCGGCGACGACATCCGCGAGGGCCTCACCGCGATCATCTCGATCAAGCTCGCCGAGCCGCAGTTCGAGGGCCAGACCAAGTCCAAGCTCGGCAACACCGAGGCCAAGGGCTTCACCCAGCGGGTGGTCAACGACCGGCTCGGCGCCTGGTTCGAGCAGAACCCCGCCGAGGGACGGGAGATCATCCGCAAGGCCCAGGCCGCCGCCCAGGCGCGGCTCGCCGCGCGGAAGGCGCGCGACCTGGCCCGCAACCGCAAGGGCCTGCTCGGCAACGGCACCCTGCCCGGCAAGCTGGCCGACTGCCAGTCGACCAAGCCGGAGGAGTGCGAGGTCTTCATCGTCGAGGGCGACTCCGCGGGCGGCTCGGCCAAGCAGGGCCGGGACTCCCGGATCCAGGCGATCCTGCCGATCCGCGGCAAGATCCTCAACGTCGAGAAGGCCCGGATCGACAAGGTGCTGGCCAACACCGAGGTCCAGGCGATCATCTCCGCGCTGGGGACCGGCATCCACGACGAGTTCAACCTGGACAAGCTGCGCTACCACAAGATCGTGCTGATGGCCGACGCCGACGTCGACGGCCACCACATCAACACGCTGCTGCTGACCCTGCTGTTCCGCTTCATGAAGCCGCTGATCGAGCACGGGTACGTCTACATGGCCCAGCCGCCGCTGTACCGGATCCGGTGGACCAAGCCGCACGAGCACGAGTTCGTCTACTCCGACGCGGAGCGGGACGCGCTGCTCAAGGACGGCGCCGCCCAGGGCAAGAAGCTGCCCAAGGAGAACCCGGTCCAGCGCTACAAGGGCCTGGGCGAGATGAACGCCGACGAGCTGTGGGAGACGACCATGAACCCCACCTCGCGGATCCTGCTGCAGGTGACCCTGGAGGACGCCGCGCAGGCCGACGAGATCTTCTCGATCCTGATGGGCGAGGACGTCGAGCAGCGGCGGTCGTTCATCCAGCGCAACGCCAAGGACGTCAGGTTCCTGGACATCTGA
- the gyrA gene encoding DNA gyrase subunit A, protein MQRSYIDYAMAVIVGRALPDVRDGLKPVHRRVLYAMFDGGYRPTSGYSKCARVVGEVMGNYHPHGDSAIYDTLVRLAQPWVMRAPLINGQGNFGSAGNDPAAAMRYTECRMAPLAMEMVRDIEQDTVDFQPNYDGRSSEPTILPARFPNLLVNGSAGIAVGMATNIPPHNLREVAEGAIWALENPDAEREELQDALVERIKGPDFPMGALIVGRQGIEQAYRTGRGSITQRAVVDIDEDGKGRVQLVISQLPYMVNPDNLALKIAELADSGKVQGIADVKDNSSSRTGQQLVVVLKRDAVARVVLNNLFKHTELQTNFSANMLALVDGVPRTLSIDQFISNWVAHQIDVIQRRTRFRLRKAEEDAHIQRGLVKALDALDEVIALIRNSPDVDQARTGLIELLDIDELQANAILEMQLRRLAALERQKIIDRLAELERIIADLEDILANESRQRQIVIDELGEIVDKYGDDRRTQIIAADGDLSMEDLIPDEELVVSITRGGYAKRTQRQAYRVQKRGGKGVRGAALRGDDVVQHFIATTNHHWLLFFTTAGRVYRTKAYNLPEASRDAKGGHVAGLLSFQPDEGIAQVLAIRDYEQAPYLVLATKNGLVKKTRLGDYNSPRQAGVIAINFREEDDELIGAELVNAEDDILLVSRNGQSIRFKADDSQLRPMGRATSGVSGMKFRDGDSLLSLSVIRAEQVEAEEAAEARLADEGVDAEEIEAGDLPGVQEQYVFTMTDGGYAKRSRINEYRLQSRGGLGIKAMSLSNEDRGGLVGAFIVEEGDEILSITQSGQVVRSPINADFRPTGRSTMGVRFVNPKKGDAVAVVARSVEAREEPAEDAPEDAAEVPADVPADEAGEGTTPPEAAESPDAGDDATIEGDPTDSGE, encoded by the coding sequence ATGCAGCGCAGCTACATCGACTACGCGATGGCGGTCATCGTCGGCCGCGCGCTGCCCGACGTACGCGACGGGTTGAAGCCGGTGCACCGCCGCGTGCTCTATGCGATGTTCGACGGCGGCTACCGGCCGACGTCGGGCTACTCCAAGTGCGCGCGCGTGGTCGGCGAGGTGATGGGTAACTACCACCCGCACGGCGACTCCGCGATCTACGACACCCTGGTCCGGCTCGCGCAGCCGTGGGTGATGCGGGCCCCGCTGATCAACGGGCAGGGCAACTTCGGCTCGGCGGGCAACGACCCCGCCGCGGCGATGCGCTACACCGAGTGCCGGATGGCGCCGCTGGCCATGGAGATGGTCCGCGACATCGAGCAGGACACCGTCGACTTCCAGCCGAACTACGACGGCCGCTCCTCCGAGCCCACCATCCTGCCGGCGCGGTTCCCGAACCTGCTGGTCAACGGCTCGGCCGGCATCGCGGTCGGCATGGCCACCAACATCCCGCCGCACAACCTGCGCGAGGTGGCCGAGGGGGCGATCTGGGCGCTGGAGAACCCCGACGCCGAGCGCGAGGAGCTCCAGGACGCGCTGGTCGAGCGGATCAAGGGCCCCGACTTCCCGATGGGCGCGCTGATCGTCGGCCGCCAGGGCATCGAGCAGGCCTACCGCACCGGCCGCGGGTCGATCACCCAGCGCGCGGTCGTCGACATCGACGAGGACGGCAAGGGCCGGGTGCAGCTGGTCATCTCCCAGCTGCCCTACATGGTCAACCCGGACAACCTCGCGCTGAAGATCGCCGAGCTGGCCGACTCCGGCAAGGTCCAGGGGATCGCCGACGTCAAGGACAACTCCTCCTCCCGCACCGGCCAGCAGCTGGTGGTCGTGCTCAAGCGGGACGCGGTCGCCCGGGTGGTGCTGAACAACCTGTTCAAGCACACCGAGCTGCAGACCAACTTCTCCGCCAACATGCTGGCGCTGGTCGACGGCGTCCCGCGGACGCTCTCGATCGACCAGTTCATCAGCAACTGGGTGGCCCACCAGATCGACGTGATCCAGCGGCGCACCCGCTTCCGGCTGCGCAAGGCCGAGGAGGACGCGCACATCCAGCGCGGCCTGGTCAAGGCGCTGGACGCGCTGGACGAGGTCATCGCGCTGATCCGCAACAGCCCGGACGTGGACCAGGCGCGCACCGGCCTGATCGAGCTGCTCGACATCGACGAGCTCCAGGCCAACGCGATCCTGGAGATGCAGCTGCGGCGGCTGGCGGCCCTGGAGCGGCAGAAGATCATCGACCGGCTCGCTGAGCTGGAGCGGATCATCGCCGACCTCGAGGACATCCTCGCCAACGAGTCGCGGCAGCGGCAGATCGTGATCGACGAGCTCGGCGAGATCGTCGACAAGTACGGCGACGACCGCCGTACCCAGATCATCGCCGCCGACGGCGACCTGTCCATGGAGGACCTGATCCCCGACGAGGAGCTGGTCGTCTCCATCACCCGCGGCGGCTACGCCAAGCGGACTCAGCGGCAGGCCTACCGGGTGCAGAAGCGCGGCGGCAAGGGCGTGCGCGGCGCGGCGCTGCGCGGCGACGACGTGGTGCAGCACTTCATCGCCACGACCAACCACCACTGGCTGCTGTTCTTCACCACCGCCGGGCGGGTCTACCGCACCAAGGCCTACAACCTCCCTGAGGCGTCCCGGGACGCCAAGGGCGGGCACGTGGCGGGGCTGTTGAGCTTCCAGCCCGACGAGGGGATCGCGCAGGTGCTGGCGATCCGCGACTACGAGCAGGCGCCGTACCTCGTCCTGGCGACGAAGAACGGCCTGGTGAAGAAGACCCGGCTCGGCGACTACAACTCCCCGCGGCAGGCCGGCGTCATCGCGATCAACTTCCGCGAGGAGGACGACGAGCTGATCGGCGCCGAGCTGGTCAACGCCGAGGACGACATCCTGCTGGTCTCGCGCAACGGGCAGTCGATCCGCTTCAAGGCCGACGACTCCCAGCTGCGGCCGATGGGCCGCGCGACCTCGGGTGTGTCGGGGATGAAGTTCCGCGACGGCGACTCGCTGCTGTCCCTGTCGGTGATCCGCGCCGAGCAGGTGGAGGCCGAGGAGGCCGCCGAGGCGAGGCTGGCCGACGAGGGCGTGGACGCCGAGGAGATCGAGGCCGGCGACCTGCCGGGCGTGCAGGAGCAGTACGTCTTCACGATGACCGACGGCGGGTATGCCAAGCGGTCCCGGATCAACGAGTACCGCCTCCAGTCCCGCGGCGGCCTGGGGATCAAGGCGATGAGCCTGTCGAACGAGGACCGCGGCGGCCTGGTCGGCGCGTTCATCGTGGAGGAGGGCGACGAGATCCTCTCCATCACCCAGAGCGGCCAGGTCGTGCGCAGCCCGATCAACGCCGACTTCCGGCCGACCGGGCGCTCCACGATGGGTGTGCGGTTCGTGAACCCGAAGAAGGGCGACGCGGTGGCCGTCGTGGCCCGGTCGGTGGAGGCGCGCGAGGAGCCGGCCGAGGATGCCCCGGAGGACGCCGCCGAGGTGCCGGCGGACGTGCCCGCCGACGAGGCGGGCGAGGGTACGACGCCGCCGGAGGCCGCGGAATCGCCCGACGCGGGTGATGATGCAACAATCGAAGGCGACCCGACCGACTCCGGAGAGTGA
- a CDS encoding DUF3566 domain-containing protein, whose translation MTDRTAEKSQASDKPSLSERAKSTTDRAKSTLKRAADEHSANAAPGSGSSRRPSRGPRRARLRLTRVDPWSVMKTSFLLSIAFAIVMVVAVFMVWSVLSAAGVWESINSTVQSVLGAESASTFDVQDYIGTSRVLGFTLLVAALDVVLLTAIATLSAFLYNMAAALLGGIEVTLAEDVE comes from the coding sequence ATGACCGACCGCACCGCGGAGAAGAGCCAGGCGTCGGACAAGCCGTCGCTCAGCGAGCGGGCCAAGTCGACCACCGACCGGGCCAAGTCGACGCTCAAGCGGGCCGCCGACGAGCACAGCGCCAACGCCGCGCCCGGCTCGGGCTCCTCGCGGCGGCCCTCGCGGGGCCCGCGCCGCGCGCGGCTGCGCCTGACCCGGGTCGACCCCTGGTCGGTGATGAAGACGTCCTTCCTGCTCTCGATCGCCTTCGCGATCGTGATGGTGGTCGCGGTCTTCATGGTCTGGTCGGTGCTCTCCGCCGCCGGCGTGTGGGAGTCGATCAACTCCACGGTGCAGTCGGTGCTGGGTGCGGAATCCGCGTCGACCTTCGACGTGCAGGACTACATCGGCACCTCCCGGGTGCTCGGGTTCACCCTGCTGGTGGCCGCGCTGGACGTCGTACTCCTCACCGCGATCGCCACCCTCAGCGCGTTCCTCTACAACATGGCCGCCGCCCTCCTGGGCGGCATCGAGGTCACCCTGGCGGAGGACGTGGAGTGA
- a CDS encoding nucleoside deaminase has product MDEQDRRYLALAVEQARIGWEEGGIPIGAALVRDGEVLAVGRNRRIQQGSAIRHGETDCIENAGRLPASTYRSSTLYTTLSPCWMCAGTAMLYKIPRIVVGENRSFGVSEEWLRSHGVQVDVVDDAECRGLMEQMMTERPELWAEDIGEEA; this is encoded by the coding sequence ATGGACGAGCAGGACCGGCGCTACCTGGCACTGGCCGTGGAGCAGGCGCGGATCGGCTGGGAGGAGGGCGGCATCCCGATCGGAGCCGCGCTGGTGCGCGACGGCGAGGTGCTCGCGGTCGGGCGCAACCGACGGATCCAGCAGGGCAGCGCCATCCGGCACGGCGAGACCGACTGCATCGAGAACGCCGGGCGGCTGCCGGCGTCGACGTACCGCTCCTCCACCCTCTACACGACCCTCTCCCCGTGCTGGATGTGCGCGGGCACCGCGATGCTCTACAAGATCCCGCGGATCGTCGTGGGGGAGAACCGCTCCTTCGGCGTCTCCGAGGAGTGGCTGCGCTCGCACGGCGTGCAGGTCGACGTGGTCGACGACGCCGAGTGCCGCGGCCTGATGGAGCAGATGATGACCGAGCGGCCCGAGCTGTGGGCCGAGGACATCGGCGAGGAGGCATGA
- the codB gene encoding cytosine permease, whose amino-acid sequence MSSRPEEAAVDPDYPIDPVPPSAWRGVVSISIVLLGFTFFTPTMLVGAQVGAAFSLRHFLLVMLLGSLLLGVYVAVLAVVGARTRLTTVMLCRYTLGTTGSKLASLLLGLTQVGWYGVGVATLGTLVAQAAGWGDTGARVVMLVGAVVMGATAYVGFRGLFWLSATSVPLMFVLAVWVTIRSLDEVGGWSGLAAVEPTSTMSIAVAITVIVGTFVSGGSQVANWTRFARSGRQAFFAALAAFLVGNGLMLFFGAVGAIAFGEADFVLVLYQLGLIVWGVLLLVGNIWTTNDNTAYAFSVAGAELTNWPSKRPFVVGGVAIGALLAVTGIYDNLITYLVWLGILIPPLGGVLIGDWWVRWRNGVPDRATYSFVPFEWRCLGAYALGCLAAWLSDRVGLGIPPLIGIIVPLVLVLLLRARAHRST is encoded by the coding sequence ATGAGCAGCCGGCCGGAGGAGGCCGCGGTCGACCCGGACTACCCGATCGATCCGGTGCCGCCGTCGGCGTGGCGCGGCGTGGTGTCGATCTCGATCGTGCTGCTCGGCTTCACCTTCTTCACCCCGACGATGCTGGTCGGCGCCCAGGTCGGCGCCGCCTTCAGCCTGCGCCACTTCCTCCTGGTGATGCTGCTCGGCAGCCTGCTGCTGGGGGTCTACGTCGCCGTCCTCGCCGTCGTCGGCGCCCGTACCCGCCTCACCACCGTCATGCTGTGCCGCTACACCCTCGGCACGACCGGGTCGAAGCTCGCCTCGCTGCTGCTGGGGCTCACCCAGGTCGGCTGGTACGGCGTCGGCGTGGCCACCCTCGGCACCCTGGTCGCGCAGGCGGCGGGCTGGGGCGATACCGGCGCGCGGGTGGTGATGCTCGTCGGCGCCGTGGTGATGGGCGCGACGGCGTACGTCGGCTTCCGCGGCCTCTTCTGGCTCTCGGCCACGAGCGTCCCGCTGATGTTCGTGCTCGCGGTCTGGGTGACGATCCGGTCGCTGGACGAGGTCGGCGGCTGGAGCGGGCTCGCGGCGGTCGAGCCCACGTCGACAATGTCGATCGCGGTGGCGATCACGGTGATCGTCGGGACCTTCGTCAGCGGCGGCAGCCAGGTGGCGAACTGGACCCGCTTCGCCCGCAGCGGGCGGCAGGCGTTCTTCGCCGCGCTGGCGGCCTTCCTGGTCGGCAACGGGCTGATGCTGTTCTTCGGCGCGGTGGGCGCGATCGCGTTCGGGGAGGCCGACTTCGTGCTCGTGCTCTACCAGCTCGGGCTGATCGTGTGGGGCGTCCTGCTGCTGGTCGGCAACATCTGGACGACCAACGACAACACCGCCTACGCCTTCAGCGTCGCGGGCGCCGAGCTGACGAACTGGCCCTCGAAGCGGCCGTTCGTGGTCGGCGGCGTGGCGATCGGGGCCCTCCTGGCGGTCACCGGGATCTACGACAACCTGATCACCTACCTGGTGTGGCTGGGCATCCTCATCCCGCCGTTGGGCGGCGTGCTCATCGGCGACTGGTGGGTGCGCTGGCGCAACGGGGTGCCGGACCGGGCGACGTACTCCTTCGTCCCGTTCGAGTGGCGCTGCCTGGGCGCCTACGCCCTGGGCTGCCTCGCGGCGTGGCTCTCGGACCGGGTCGGCCTGGGCATCCCGCCGCTGATCGGGATCATCGTCCCGCTCGTGCTGGTGCTCCTGTTGCGGGCGCGCGCCCACCGATCAACCTGA
- a CDS encoding sulfatase family protein, translating to MKLGRPVQGVRRPLAAAVAAVLLLALASVVTTSAWAEDAAQTTAVDSRPNIIFILTDDMRLDDLRFMPATRKLVGGRGVTFTRARSNNPLCCPARATILTGKLSHNNRVFGNKPSEAGGFQVFKQYNDVGDTLPVWLQRQGYRTGFFGKYLNEFQVDRDHDQPGWTEFAVPTNPTIYRYDVNRFWINGQTVARSGYRERFQRGLLLDMIDRWGTADRPAPYFVWYNSLAPHNRYDPATRKWPPPLPERKYAGTVRNAAFTPRPSVYEDVRDKPRWVRYRASTRAKGFHYAEARGRAMALKSVDDTVRLAVEKVRAQGELGNTVFIFSSDNGIMLGEHELNAKAVGYEESTRIPLLVAGPGFARKVTVTKDVSLVDVVPTILRAAAEPADTTAQHGLDGAALQDLAGRSGYLSARPTLIEGEAHMLKLPGGRRYPVDGIGRAYSGVVWRDAVYVTYRTGEREFYRLDKDPWQLTNIYDRDRPASSLQQRMARWLAENRNCRGDACRASVPR from the coding sequence ATGAAGCTCGGGAGACCGGTCCAGGGAGTACGACGCCCGCTCGCGGCGGCGGTCGCCGCCGTACTCCTCCTCGCCCTCGCCAGTGTGGTGACCACCTCGGCGTGGGCCGAGGACGCCGCGCAGACGACCGCCGTCGACTCACGGCCGAACATCATCTTCATCCTCACCGACGACATGCGGCTCGACGACCTGCGCTTCATGCCCGCGACGCGCAAGCTGGTCGGCGGGCGGGGCGTCACCTTCACCCGGGCCCGGTCCAACAACCCGCTGTGCTGCCCGGCGCGGGCGACGATCCTGACCGGGAAGCTGTCGCACAACAACCGGGTCTTCGGCAACAAGCCGAGCGAGGCCGGCGGATTCCAGGTCTTCAAGCAGTACAACGACGTCGGCGACACCCTCCCGGTGTGGTTGCAGCGGCAGGGCTACCGCACGGGCTTCTTCGGCAAGTACCTCAACGAGTTCCAAGTCGACCGCGATCACGACCAGCCGGGGTGGACGGAGTTCGCCGTGCCCACCAACCCGACGATCTACCGCTACGACGTCAACCGGTTCTGGATCAACGGCCAGACGGTCGCCCGGAGCGGATACCGCGAGCGGTTCCAGCGCGGCCTGCTGCTGGACATGATCGACCGGTGGGGTACGGCGGACCGGCCGGCGCCGTACTTCGTCTGGTACAACTCCCTGGCCCCGCACAACCGCTATGACCCCGCGACGCGGAAGTGGCCGCCGCCGCTGCCGGAGAGGAAGTACGCCGGCACCGTGCGCAACGCCGCCTTCACCCCGCGGCCCTCGGTCTATGAGGACGTGCGCGACAAGCCGAGGTGGGTGCGCTATCGGGCGTCCACACGCGCCAAGGGCTTCCACTACGCCGAGGCCCGCGGGCGGGCGATGGCGCTGAAGTCGGTGGACGACACGGTGCGGCTCGCGGTGGAGAAGGTGCGGGCGCAGGGCGAGCTCGGCAACACGGTGTTCATCTTCTCCTCCGACAACGGGATCATGCTGGGCGAGCACGAGCTCAACGCGAAGGCGGTGGGCTATGAGGAGTCCACCCGGATCCCGCTGCTGGTCGCCGGCCCCGGCTTCGCCCGGAAGGTGACGGTGACCAAGGACGTCAGCCTCGTCGACGTCGTGCCGACGATCCTTCGGGCCGCCGCGGAGCCGGCTGACACGACCGCCCAGCACGGGCTCGACGGTGCGGCGTTGCAGGACCTCGCTGGCCGGTCGGGGTACCTCTCCGCGCGGCCCACCCTGATCGAGGGCGAGGCGCACATGCTGAAGCTGCCCGGCGGCCGGCGCTATCCGGTGGACGGGATCGGGCGGGCCTACTCCGGCGTGGTCTGGCGCGACGCCGTCTACGTCACCTACCGCACCGGGGAGAGGGAGTTCTACCGCCTCGACAAGGACCCCTGGCAGCTCACCAACATCTACGACCGGGACCGTCCCGCGAGCTCGCTGCAGCAGCGGATGGCTCGATGGCTGGCGGAGAACCGGAACTGTCGCGGGGATGCCTGCCGGGCGTCGGTTCCGAGGTGA
- a CDS encoding sulfatase-like hydrolase/transferase: MSTGEFFTGRVRPLAILLVSTLLLTLAATAAVRPAVATAGPAAAQQQAAAGATDRPNIILILADDMRLDELRFLPAVRSLVGDRGVTFTKARSNNPLCCPARATLLTGELSHNNRVFGNRAGETGGYRLFRRYNDVRDTLGVWMQKRGYHTGFLGKYLNEYSPDHHGGQPGWTRFAVPRDAMYNYRRNRFWYNGKRIGEDSYRETYQRRLLMDMIDRWGAPSRTAPYFIWYNSLAPHSRLGPDVNGWAPPLPERKYAGTVGNAAFKPRPSVFENVDDKPRWVRYRASTHRKGFSWAEAKGRAMSLKSVNDTVRRAVEKVRAQGELGNTVFIFSSDNGFMLGEHELTGKAVAYEESTRIPLLVAGPGFARKVRVGKSVGLVDIVPTILRAAGESAQTTDGRGLDGAALQQVAGQSGYLTERPTLLEGESHSLKLPGGRRYPVDGIGRAYSGVAWGNGVLVTYNTGEREFYRLDKDPWQRTNVFDRDAAPGSLQSRLQRWLAERKNCKSDGCRAAVPAP; this comes from the coding sequence ATGAGCACGGGGGAGTTCTTCACGGGACGAGTGCGTCCTCTCGCGATCCTGCTGGTGAGCACGCTGCTGCTGACGCTGGCCGCGACGGCCGCCGTCCGGCCGGCCGTCGCCACCGCCGGGCCCGCGGCGGCGCAGCAACAGGCGGCGGCCGGGGCCACGGACCGGCCCAACATCATCTTGATCCTCGCCGACGACATGCGGTTGGACGAGCTGCGCTTCCTGCCGGCGGTGCGCTCGCTGGTCGGGGACCGGGGTGTCACCTTCACCAAGGCGCGGTCGAACAACCCACTGTGCTGCCCGGCGCGGGCGACGCTGCTGACCGGCGAGCTGTCGCACAACAACCGGGTCTTCGGCAACCGGGCCGGGGAGACCGGCGGCTACCGGCTGTTCCGCCGCTACAACGACGTCCGGGACACCCTCGGGGTGTGGATGCAGAAGCGCGGCTACCACACCGGGTTCCTCGGGAAGTACCTCAACGAGTACTCACCCGACCACCACGGCGGGCAGCCGGGCTGGACCCGGTTCGCCGTACCCCGCGACGCGATGTACAACTACCGCCGCAACCGCTTCTGGTACAACGGCAAGCGCATCGGCGAGGACTCCTACCGCGAGACCTACCAGCGGCGGCTGCTGATGGACATGATCGACCGGTGGGGTGCTCCGAGCCGCACGGCGCCGTACTTCATCTGGTACAACTCGCTCGCTCCGCACTCGCGGCTCGGGCCGGACGTCAACGGCTGGGCGCCGCCGCTGCCGGAGAGGAAGTACGCCGGCACGGTCGGCAACGCGGCGTTCAAGCCGCGACCCTCGGTGTTCGAGAACGTCGACGACAAGCCGCGGTGGGTGCGCTATCGCGCGTCGACTCACCGGAAGGGGTTCTCCTGGGCGGAGGCCAAGGGGCGCGCGATGTCACTGAAGTCGGTCAACGACACGGTGCGGCGCGCCGTGGAGAAGGTGCGGGCGCAGGGCGAGCTCGGCAACACCGTCTTCATCTTCTCCTCCGACAACGGCTTCATGCTCGGCGAGCACGAGCTGACCGGCAAGGCGGTGGCCTACGAGGAGTCCACGCGGATCCCGCTGCTGGTCGCCGGCCCCGGCTTCGCCCGGAAGGTGCGGGTGGGCAAGTCGGTCGGCCTGGTCGACATCGTGCCGACCATCCTGCGCGCCGCTGGGGAGTCGGCGCAGACCACGGACGGCCGCGGCCTGGACGGCGCGGCGCTGCAGCAGGTCGCCGGCCAGTCGGGCTACCTGACCGAGCGGCCGACCCTGCTGGAGGGGGAGTCGCACTCGCTGAAGCTGCCCGGCGGGAGGCGCTACCCGGTCGACGGGATCGGGCGGGCCTACTCCGGCGTGGCCTGGGGCAATGGCGTGCTGGTCACCTACAACACCGGCGAGCGGGAGTTCTACCGCCTGGACAAGGACCCGTGGCAGCGCACGAACGTCTTCGACCGTGACGCCGCCCCCGGCTCGCTGCAGTCGCGCCTTCAGCGCTGGCTGGCGGAGCGGAAGAACTGCAAGTCCGACGGCTGCCGGGCCGCCGTACCCGCTCCCTGA
- a CDS encoding DLW-39 family protein encodes MKKVLLLALAAAGAVVAKRKLDEGKHEQALWAEATDPLSSQTSTSPDGFPNTAGS; translated from the coding sequence ATGAAGAAGGTCCTGTTGCTCGCCCTGGCCGCGGCCGGTGCCGTCGTCGCGAAGCGGAAGCTCGACGAGGGCAAGCACGAGCAGGCGCTGTGGGCCGAGGCCACCGACCCGCTGTCCTCGCAGACCTCCACCTCGCCGGACGGCTTCCCGAACACCGCCGGGTCCTGA